One Alkaliphilus sp. B6464 genomic window carries:
- a CDS encoding YaaR family protein has protein sequence MDSIKGIGPVEMGNIVNTSNKRSEVRNSQFVEKFQNIKSEQVRDHLEKLFTQITAQSEKINEKLHLSEVIRYKGLVKEFLDVAVKNSHQFSKQNFLDRRGRHRVYSVVKNVDRELEAITKEFLNKEVDRLSIVKRLDDIRGMLLDVFM, from the coding sequence ATGGATTCTATTAAAGGCATTGGTCCTGTAGAAATGGGAAATATAGTTAATACTTCAAATAAAAGATCCGAGGTCCGTAACAGTCAATTTGTCGAAAAGTTTCAAAATATAAAATCAGAGCAAGTAAGAGATCATTTGGAAAAGTTATTTACTCAAATTACAGCCCAATCAGAAAAGATAAATGAAAAACTCCATCTAAGTGAAGTGATACGATATAAAGGTCTAGTTAAGGAATTTTTAGATGTGGCGGTAAAAAACTCCCATCAATTTTCTAAACAAAATTTTCTCGATAGACGTGGAAGACATAGAGTTTATTCTGTAGTTAAAAATGTTGATAGAGAGCTAGAAGCTATAACTAAGGAGTTTTTAAACAAGGAAGTTGATCGTCTGTCTATTGTTAAACGCCTAGACGATATTCGTGGTATGCTACTTGATGTCTTTATGTAA